The following are encoded together in the Chloroflexota bacterium genome:
- a CDS encoding rod shape-determining protein, with product MFGPFNTLLGLFSRDLGIDLGTANTLVYVKDRGVVLSEPSVVATDQNTMRVLAVGAEAKKMVGRTPSNITAMRPLRDGVIADFDTVETMLQYFISRVHDELPFAPRPRVIVGVPSGVTEVEKRAVHEASLQAGAREVYLIEEPMAAAIGAGQPIQEATGNMIVDIGGGTTEVAVISLGGVVVSHSIRVAGDEIDEQIVEYCRNEHMLLIGERTAEACKIAVGSAYAGLQEDTVLVRGRDLQSGLPRQAELTSGHIREAIGGPVTEIVDNVKLAIEATPPELLADIMEHGIYLAGGGALLRNLDKRIEQEADIPVHVSENPLEAVVRGTGACLHNLEAYHEVFVAENRSPYG from the coding sequence ATGTTTGGTCCGTTCAACACGCTCCTCGGGCTCTTCTCGCGCGACCTCGGCATCGACTTGGGCACGGCGAACACCCTGGTCTATGTGAAAGACCGGGGCGTCGTCCTCTCAGAGCCGTCGGTGGTCGCGACCGATCAAAACACGATGCGCGTGCTGGCCGTGGGCGCCGAGGCCAAGAAGATGGTGGGCCGAACGCCGTCCAACATCACCGCCATGCGACCGCTGCGCGACGGCGTGATCGCCGATTTCGACACCGTGGAGACCATGCTGCAGTACTTCATCAGCCGCGTGCACGACGAGCTGCCGTTTGCCCCGCGTCCCCGCGTGATCGTCGGCGTGCCCTCCGGCGTCACCGAGGTTGAGAAGCGCGCGGTCCACGAGGCGAGCCTGCAGGCGGGCGCCCGCGAGGTCTACCTGATCGAGGAGCCAATGGCTGCCGCCATCGGCGCCGGACAACCGATTCAGGAAGCGACCGGCAACATGATCGTGGACATCGGCGGCGGCACCACCGAGGTCGCCGTGATCTCGCTGGGCGGCGTGGTGGTGAGCCACAGCATTCGCGTGGCGGGCGACGAGATCGACGAGCAGATCGTGGAGTACTGCCGCAACGAGCACATGCTGCTCATCGGCGAGCGCACGGCGGAGGCTTGCAAGATCGCCGTCGGATCGGCCTACGCCGGTTTGCAGGAAGACACCGTGCTTGTCCGCGGCCGTGACCTGCAGAGCGGGCTGCCGCGCCAGGCCGAGCTGACCTCCGGGCACATCCGCGAGGCGATTGGCGGGCCGGTGACCGAAATCGTTGACAACGTGAAGCTCGCCATCGAGGCTACGCCCCCTGAATTGCTGGCCGACATCATGGAGCACGGCATCTATCTCGCCGGCGGTGGGGCGTTGCTGCGCAATCTGGACAAGCGCATCGAGCAGGAGGCCGACATTCCGGTACACGTCTCGGAGAATCCGCTTGAGGCGGTCGTGCGGGGCACGGGAGCGTGCCTGCACAACCTCGAGGCTTACCACGAAGTCTTCGTCGCCGAGAACAGATCGCCTTACGGCTAG
- a CDS encoding GNAT family N-acetyltransferase has translation MASENVTLRNGERMQIEPLVPPMDTFGGRVRTWEPLQDDLFSGALAETLYTPYFVGVIDGDYAGSLGYYVPVDTRDVGIVEFVATEDRHRRKGVADALMSRMLQEFVANGGQALHLCTTNPVAGHLYENHGFWYRVGDGMRFTVADADDFDATYLAFDGDPVVRDAVWGDLPRAAILYNMREPAWLLKEVLDDCLRDTRYEYHFARLKLRVENVQGAMLVLATPTNRVVGQTVFVRRDTFPQQHVATLSLRVAPAYMDHAVTLLRAAADRAREIGVSVLEFPIAATDDDLAAIAGAAGFTEAARLPNRIRDGDAWVDLCLFELALEPPARAFHESKTYYANRHPWHVERIASGPETRST, from the coding sequence ATGGCCTCTGAAAACGTCACGCTGCGGAACGGCGAGCGCATGCAAATCGAGCCCCTCGTCCCGCCGATGGACACGTTCGGGGGGCGCGTCCGCACCTGGGAACCTCTGCAGGACGACCTGTTCAGCGGGGCGCTGGCCGAGACGCTCTACACGCCCTATTTCGTGGGAGTCATCGACGGTGACTATGCGGGATCGCTGGGCTACTACGTCCCTGTCGACACGCGCGACGTCGGCATCGTGGAGTTCGTGGCGACCGAGGACCGGCACCGCCGCAAGGGTGTGGCCGACGCGCTCATGTCGCGCATGCTGCAAGAGTTCGTGGCGAATGGCGGCCAGGCGCTCCATCTCTGCACGACCAATCCGGTCGCCGGCCATCTCTATGAAAACCACGGGTTCTGGTACCGCGTCGGCGATGGCATGCGCTTCACGGTGGCGGACGCGGACGACTTCGACGCGACGTATCTGGCGTTCGACGGCGATCCGGTCGTGCGGGACGCCGTCTGGGGCGATCTGCCGCGCGCGGCCATCCTCTACAACATGCGCGAGCCGGCCTGGCTGCTCAAGGAGGTCCTGGACGACTGTCTCCGCGACACGCGCTACGAGTACCACTTCGCGCGCCTGAAGCTCCGCGTCGAGAACGTGCAGGGCGCCATGCTCGTTCTGGCGACGCCCACGAACCGTGTGGTCGGGCAGACGGTCTTCGTGCGCCGCGATACGTTCCCGCAGCAACACGTGGCCACCCTCTCACTGCGCGTGGCGCCGGCCTACATGGACCACGCCGTGACATTGCTTCGCGCCGCGGCCGACCGGGCTCGCGAGATCGGCGTGAGCGTGCTCGAGTTTCCGATCGCGGCCACCGATGACGATCTGGCGGCCATCGCCGGCGCCGCCGGCTTCACCGAGGCGGCGCGCCTGCCGAACCGCATCCGCGACGGAGACGCCTGGGTCGATCTGTGCCTGTTCGAGCTGGCGCTCGAGCCGCCCGCCCGCGCCTTCCACGAGTCGAAAACCTATTACGCCAATCGCCACCCTTGGCACGTGGAGCGCATCGCGAGCGGTCCTGAGACTCGATCTACCTAG
- a CDS encoding HD domain-containing protein produces the protein MTFDRLQRQLAFIVEIDKAKSILRNSLVIEEGRRENDAEHAWHLGVMAPLLAEYAREKIDVDRVIEMLLVHDLVEIDAGDTFIYDTAAREQQAEKERAAADRIFGLLPPDQAAALRAAWEEFEARQTPEARFAFALDRLQPLLLNFHTRGHAWRKHGVRRAQVMAVNASIAGSAPELWEFARGLIDEAVRRGYLSE, from the coding sequence GTGACTTTCGACCGACTTCAGCGCCAGCTCGCGTTCATCGTCGAGATCGACAAGGCGAAGTCCATCCTCCGCAACTCCCTGGTCATCGAGGAGGGCCGGCGCGAAAACGACGCGGAGCATGCGTGGCACCTGGGCGTGATGGCGCCGCTGCTCGCCGAGTACGCACGCGAGAAAATCGACGTCGACCGCGTGATCGAAATGCTGCTAGTCCACGACCTGGTCGAGATCGACGCCGGCGACACGTTCATCTACGACACCGCTGCCCGCGAGCAGCAAGCCGAGAAGGAACGCGCCGCGGCCGACCGCATCTTCGGTCTCCTGCCGCCCGATCAGGCCGCCGCGCTGCGCGCGGCGTGGGAGGAATTCGAGGCGCGACAGACGCCCGAGGCCAGGTTCGCCTTCGCGCTGGACCGCCTGCAACCGCTCCTGCTCAACTTCCACACCCGGGGTCACGCCTGGCGCAAGCACGGCGTGCGCCGCGCGCAGGTGATGGCCGTGAATGCCAGCATCGCGGGCAGCGCGCCGGAGCTTTGGGAATTCGCGCGGGGTCTGATCGACGAGGCCGTCCGGCGGGGCTATCTGTCGGAGTAG
- a CDS encoding NUDIX domain-containing protein, whose amino-acid sequence MSPIPARYNSGYNVGVGGAVVDGDRVLLVRRATDYGRGSWQIPGGFCEADETLPEAAVREVQEEAGLTTEVQGLLAVRSRHAEDHSTYVVFLLRRVAGEPTPGDEVDAARFLTMEEIDALDKVPEINRAIAARALSPSRELLQRAAVESPIPGPYDLFLG is encoded by the coding sequence ATGAGCCCGATTCCCGCGCGCTACAACAGCGGCTACAACGTCGGAGTGGGCGGCGCCGTGGTCGACGGCGACCGCGTTTTGCTCGTGCGCCGCGCGACCGACTACGGGCGCGGCAGCTGGCAGATTCCCGGCGGGTTCTGCGAGGCCGATGAGACGCTGCCCGAGGCCGCCGTCCGTGAGGTCCAGGAAGAAGCCGGTCTCACCACGGAGGTTCAGGGGCTGCTGGCGGTGCGCTCGCGGCACGCCGAGGACCACTCCACCTACGTGGTGTTCCTGCTCCGGCGCGTCGCCGGCGAGCCGACGCCCGGTGACGAGGTCGACGCCGCCCGATTCCTCACCATGGAGGAGATCGACGCGCTGGACAAGGTTCCGGAGATCAATCGCGCCATCGCCGCGCGGGCGCTCAGCCCCTCGCGCGAACTGCTCCAGCGCGCCGCGGTCGAGTCGCCGATCCCGGGACCCTACGACCTCTTTCTGGGCTGA
- the mreD gene encoding rod shape-determining protein MreD, translated as MISHLGTAARGVRWLPSPGTLAAALFLALLALVQTSVLPYFEIMGAQPSLVLVSVVILATMQVGTRALGWGFGGGLLVDLFSAAPLGTNALLFTLIAYLAGGGFGGVDRANVLIPAVAVALATAAYYPSVLLALQLQGLDISWEAHLPARLWPAIGVNLGAAAVLYYPVRVLERWTHGRPIPTFRGVR; from the coding sequence ATGATTTCGCATCTCGGCACGGCCGCGCGCGGTGTGCGCTGGCTTCCATCGCCCGGCACATTGGCGGCGGCGCTGTTCCTGGCGCTGCTGGCGCTGGTGCAAACCTCGGTATTGCCCTACTTCGAGATCATGGGCGCGCAGCCGTCGCTGGTCCTGGTCAGCGTCGTGATCCTGGCCACGATGCAGGTGGGGACGCGGGCCCTCGGCTGGGGCTTCGGCGGCGGGCTGTTGGTCGACCTGTTCTCGGCCGCGCCCCTCGGAACCAACGCCCTGCTGTTCACGTTGATCGCCTATCTGGCCGGCGGCGGCTTCGGCGGCGTCGACCGTGCGAACGTGCTCATCCCGGCCGTCGCGGTCGCGCTCGCAACCGCCGCCTACTACCCAAGCGTGCTGCTGGCCCTGCAGCTGCAGGGCCTCGACATCTCGTGGGAGGCCCATCTGCCCGCCCGCTTGTGGCCGGCGATCGGCGTCAATCTTGGCGCCGCGGCGGTGCTCTACTACCCGGTGCGGGTGCTCGAACGCTGGACGCACGGTCGCCCAATTCCGACGTTTCGAGGAGTACGCTAG
- the mreC gene encoding rod shape-determining protein MreC codes for MRGGQRAAIVLIGLILAAVVLSMLHNTGASVPVEGLVLRVVEPVRSAFTTVANGASRALADLERFGEMREENAALRIEVAELRARAARLSDAERENERFREALTYLDENPELELVTARIVGRDSLDMLDTIVIDRGASSGIRVGMAVVANGGLAGRVTKVTDTTADILPVHSPQSTVSVLAQGNEATADGTLDGTNGADLVMRHIDAEAAIMVGDPVVTSSLGGSLPRGIPVGRIVAIEVSPTSVLRQAIVEPLVQPEHLDVVQVILGQTAGA; via the coding sequence ATGCGGGGAGGCCAGCGAGCCGCGATCGTGCTGATCGGGCTGATCCTTGCGGCGGTCGTGCTCTCGATGCTGCACAACACGGGCGCCAGCGTTCCGGTGGAGGGCCTCGTCCTGCGCGTGGTGGAACCCGTGCGAAGCGCCTTCACGACGGTTGCCAACGGCGCCTCGCGTGCGCTGGCCGACCTCGAGCGGTTTGGCGAAATGCGCGAGGAGAACGCCGCGCTGCGGATCGAAGTGGCCGAGCTTCGCGCGCGGGCGGCCCGCCTCAGCGACGCCGAACGCGAGAACGAGCGCTTTCGAGAGGCCCTGACCTATCTGGACGAAAACCCTGAGCTGGAGCTGGTGACGGCCCGCATTGTCGGGCGCGACAGCCTCGACATGCTGGACACCATCGTGATCGATCGCGGGGCGTCCTCGGGCATCCGCGTGGGAATGGCGGTGGTGGCCAACGGGGGACTGGCGGGCCGCGTGACCAAGGTGACCGACACCACCGCCGACATCCTGCCCGTGCACAGTCCGCAAAGCACGGTGAGCGTGCTGGCTCAGGGTAACGAAGCCACGGCGGACGGCACGTTGGACGGGACCAATGGGGCCGATCTCGTGATGCGCCACATTGACGCCGAGGCCGCGATCATGGTGGGCGACCCGGTCGTGACCTCCAGCCTTGGCGGCAGCCTCCCGCGCGGAATCCCGGTGGGGCGAATCGTGGCCATCGAGGTTTCGCCCACAAGCGTGCTGCGCCAGGCGATCGTGGAGCCGCTGGTGCAGCCCGAGCATTTGGACGTCGTCCAGGTCATCCTGGGACAGACCGCCGGGGCGTAG
- a CDS encoding histidinol phosphate phosphatase domain-containing protein: MPFVLFDFHTHTFFSDGELSPIELLRRCHVAGYTAVALTDHASPANVDTLVPALARDCRIAEEAWGIVAIPGVEITHVPPGEIDAVARRAAEAGAEIVGVHGETIAEPVAAGTNRAALESDYVHALVHPGLLSPELARLAQRNGKWLELSARRGHSLTNGHVAALARASGARLLVNSDAHAPGDLLSEPLARRVARGAGLNADETEIVVADNPLEFLRQIGRSVSEISPVP; this comes from the coding sequence GTGCCTTTCGTGCTCTTCGACTTCCATACGCACACGTTCTTCAGCGACGGCGAGCTTTCGCCGATCGAGCTCTTGCGGCGTTGCCACGTCGCGGGCTACACCGCCGTGGCCCTGACCGATCACGCCAGCCCGGCCAACGTCGACACGCTGGTGCCGGCCCTGGCCCGCGATTGCCGCATCGCCGAGGAGGCGTGGGGCATCGTGGCCATTCCGGGCGTCGAGATCACGCACGTGCCGCCGGGCGAGATCGACGCGGTGGCGCGCCGCGCGGCGGAAGCTGGTGCCGAGATTGTGGGCGTCCACGGTGAGACCATCGCCGAGCCGGTCGCCGCCGGCACCAACCGCGCCGCGCTGGAGTCGGACTACGTGCATGCGCTGGTGCACCCCGGCCTGCTGAGCCCGGAACTGGCGCGGTTGGCGCAGCGCAACGGCAAGTGGCTGGAGCTGTCGGCGCGCCGCGGGCACTCGCTCACCAACGGGCACGTGGCCGCACTGGCCCGGGCGTCGGGAGCACGGTTGCTGGTCAACAGCGACGCGCACGCTCCGGGTGACCTGTTGTCGGAGCCCCTGGCGCGCCGCGTCGCGCGCGGGGCGGGACTCAACGCCGACGAAACCGAGATCGTGGTGGCGGACAATCCGCTGGAGTTCCTGCGCCAAATCGGGCGCTCAGTTTCTGAGATCAGCCCGGTCCCGTGA
- a CDS encoding LUD domain-containing protein, giving the protein MSHAVAPFKRRLRDALESDSLPMALGRVLPLLDGRRREAFHGRDFPAEQARLAAIRKRDVADGPRLLEQFTAVAEKAGMVVHPPADAEAVRETVAELLRQASARMVVKSKSMATEEIGLRQALEADGLEVVETDLGEFLVQVADELPSHIVAPALHITRERAAELIGSATGQDLPPDPDTLVRAAREYLRDKFITADAGITGANALVASTGSVMLVSNEGNARLCSSLPSLHIVVAGVDKLVATMTDAAATLDLLPASATGQTMSSYVSFISGPSRSADIEMSLSLGVHGPRDVHVVLLDNGREAMRRDPMFQTALQCVRCGACSNVCPTYQQVGGHAMGHIYTGPIGLLLTSFHHGMENVAGPQSLCAGCGACATVCPAGIPIPQLIQEVRTRAVGDGAAKNRLKSMALRVLADPRAFEKGLRTFTRIPGAQGLARRLPGSPLRARPLPPVAARPFRDRLPTLIAQDGEQAQVAYFPGCLTDWLAPETGEAAVQVLGADAVAPIVFESCCGLPAINAGYREPALRMAKQTIEAIEDSGVDTIVSTSTSCLGAIRDDYPRLLADESEWRERAEAAASRLVDFASYVEKHAPKPVATPEPRGVVTVHDACQSRHGLGLGEGTRRLLEAAGYDVREAPYSGECCGFGGSFSFDFPEVAGRMRQRKLEAFGSTGATFVCGDNPGCLLHLNSDGATPDAPRPVHLAELLRDAT; this is encoded by the coding sequence GTGAGCCACGCCGTTGCGCCGTTCAAGCGGCGGCTGCGGGACGCCCTGGAGTCGGACTCGCTGCCAATGGCGCTGGGACGGGTGCTGCCGCTGCTGGACGGACGCCGGCGCGAGGCGTTTCACGGACGCGACTTCCCCGCCGAGCAGGCGCGGCTGGCGGCGATCCGCAAGCGGGACGTCGCCGACGGTCCTCGTCTGCTCGAGCAGTTCACCGCGGTTGCCGAGAAGGCGGGCATGGTGGTGCATCCACCGGCCGACGCGGAAGCGGTGCGCGAAACCGTGGCGGAGCTGTTGCGCCAGGCATCGGCGCGCATGGTCGTGAAGAGCAAGTCCATGGCCACCGAGGAGATCGGCCTGCGCCAGGCGCTCGAAGCCGACGGTTTGGAAGTGGTCGAGACCGACCTGGGCGAGTTCCTGGTGCAGGTGGCGGATGAGCTGCCCTCGCACATCGTCGCGCCGGCGCTGCACATCACCCGCGAGCGCGCCGCCGAGCTGATCGGCAGCGCCACGGGACAGGACTTGCCGCCAGATCCCGACACGCTGGTGCGGGCGGCGCGCGAGTACCTGCGCGACAAGTTCATCACCGCCGACGCCGGCATCACGGGCGCCAACGCCCTGGTGGCCAGCACCGGCAGCGTGATGCTGGTGAGCAACGAGGGCAACGCCCGGCTGTGCAGCAGCCTGCCGTCGCTGCACATCGTGGTCGCGGGCGTGGACAAGCTCGTCGCCACCATGACCGACGCGGCGGCGACGCTGGACCTGCTCCCGGCGAGCGCCACGGGACAGACCATGTCCAGCTACGTCTCGTTCATCAGCGGACCCAGCCGCAGCGCCGACATCGAGATGTCGCTGTCGCTGGGCGTCCATGGACCGCGCGACGTGCACGTCGTGCTGCTCGACAACGGTCGCGAGGCCATGCGCCGCGACCCGATGTTCCAGACCGCGCTGCAGTGCGTGCGCTGCGGGGCCTGCTCGAACGTCTGCCCGACATATCAGCAGGTGGGCGGCCACGCCATGGGCCACATCTATACCGGACCCATCGGCCTGCTGCTCACGTCGTTTCACCACGGCATGGAGAACGTCGCCGGACCGCAGTCGCTCTGCGCCGGCTGCGGCGCCTGCGCCACCGTGTGCCCAGCCGGCATACCGATTCCCCAACTGATCCAGGAGGTGCGCACGCGGGCCGTCGGCGACGGCGCGGCGAAGAACCGGCTCAAATCGATGGCGCTACGGGTGCTCGCCGACCCTCGGGCGTTCGAAAAGGGCCTGCGTACCTTCACCCGGATTCCTGGGGCGCAGGGGCTGGCACGCCGGCTGCCGGGATCGCCGCTGCGGGCGCGTCCCCTGCCGCCCGTGGCGGCGCGTCCCTTCCGCGATCGACTGCCCACTCTGATCGCCCAGGACGGCGAACAGGCCCAGGTGGCCTACTTTCCCGGCTGCCTCACCGACTGGCTCGCGCCGGAGACCGGCGAGGCGGCGGTGCAGGTGCTTGGCGCCGACGCCGTCGCGCCCATCGTCTTCGAGTCTTGCTGCGGGCTGCCGGCCATCAACGCCGGCTACCGCGAGCCGGCCCTGCGCATGGCCAAGCAGACCATCGAGGCCATCGAGGACTCCGGCGTAGACACCATCGTCAGCACGTCCACCAGCTGCCTGGGCGCCATCCGGGATGACTATCCGCGCCTGCTTGCAGACGAGTCCGAGTGGCGGGAGCGAGCGGAGGCGGCAGCGAGCCGCCTGGTCGATTTCGCCAGCTACGTTGAGAAGCATGCGCCGAAGCCGGTCGCGACGCCGGAGCCACGCGGAGTGGTGACCGTCCACGACGCCTGCCAATCGCGCCACGGGCTCGGCCTTGGGGAAGGCACGCGCCGGCTGCTCGAAGCCGCGGGCTACGACGTGCGCGAGGCCCCCTATAGCGGCGAGTGCTGTGGGTTCGGCGGATCGTTCTCGTTCGACTTTCCCGAAGTGGCCGGCCGCATGCGCCAACGCAAGCTGGAGGCCTTCGGGTCCACCGGCGCCACGTTCGTCTGCGGCGACAATCCCGGCTGCCTGCTGCACCTGAACTCGGACGGCGCGACGCCCGACGCCCCGCGCCCGGTGCATCTGGCCGAGCTTCTGCGGGACGCTACGTGA
- a CDS encoding cyclase family protein, with amino-acid sequence MAQATAANPEMIDQLTASRVYDLGTRYEMDMPVHPAHPPYIFTLQRRHGDTFRPGGYSSSNELIVMCGHTGTHIDSLAHVSEHGQLFGGVDASCNQQGGRGMKSIGVDTIEPVVRRGVLLDVAGAEGVDILPPDYGADAETLQGVAKAQGVEIRAGDCVLVRTGWMRHWGNPPAYLAESEGQPGVNADAAEWLVERGIFLGGSDTAAFEQVIPGAAMPVHLIFLARNGIHILEMADLETLAADGVYEFGFVLSPLKLVGATGSPVRPLALV; translated from the coding sequence ATGGCGCAGGCAACGGCAGCCAATCCCGAAATGATCGACCAGCTCACGGCGTCGCGGGTCTATGACCTGGGCACGCGCTACGAGATGGACATGCCGGTGCATCCGGCCCATCCGCCCTACATCTTCACGCTGCAGCGGCGCCACGGCGACACCTTCCGTCCCGGCGGCTACAGCTCGTCCAACGAGCTGATCGTCATGTGCGGCCACACGGGGACGCACATCGACTCCCTGGCGCACGTCTCCGAGCACGGGCAGCTCTTCGGCGGCGTGGACGCCAGCTGCAACCAGCAGGGCGGGCGGGGCATGAAATCCATTGGCGTGGACACCATCGAGCCGGTGGTTCGGCGCGGCGTGCTGCTCGACGTGGCCGGCGCGGAGGGCGTAGACATCCTGCCGCCCGACTACGGGGCCGATGCCGAGACGTTGCAGGGCGTGGCCAAGGCCCAGGGGGTAGAAATCCGCGCCGGAGACTGCGTCCTGGTGCGCACGGGATGGATGCGCCACTGGGGCAACCCGCCGGCGTACCTGGCCGAGAGCGAGGGCCAGCCCGGCGTCAACGCCGACGCCGCCGAGTGGCTGGTCGAGCGCGGGATCTTCCTGGGCGGGTCGGACACGGCGGCCTTCGAGCAGGTCATCCCCGGCGCAGCCATGCCGGTGCACCTGATCTTCCTGGCGCGCAACGGCATCCACATCCTCGAAATGGCCGACCTGGAGACCCTGGCCGCGGACGGTGTCTACGAGTTCGGCTTCGTCCTCTCACCGCTCAAGCTCGTGGGCGCCACTGGCTCGCCGGTTCGACCGCTCGCGCTGGTCTAG
- the lon gene encoding endopeptidase La: MTILDHEPLPPDLEIIGPDDDDATGSERVELPVLPLRAESLYPIPETMTPFLVGREGSVSAIEDALARDRRILAVAQREPNKEEVGFEDLHEMGTEARIIRMLRLPDGTTSVLVHGARRVRVVSVLSEYPIVRVVGQVVEDLDEDPAASRAAMPKVLELFQHVARLSDTISEEAQIRAMNAETPGLLADVVAASLSLSLDDHQTLLEMRDVAERLERVRTLLDEEIRVLKLEQEIRESTRNDVDIKQREFYLREQMRAIIKEIGETNAQNAEIAAIRERLESGAYPEAVVTRGLKEIDRLNALPHGSPETSVLRTYLEWLTELPWRRRSRDKTDVARAEDILNQHHYGLKDVKERLLEYIAVRHLARRSRSPILCFVGPPGVGKTSLGRSIAEALGRAFVRVSLGGVRDEAEIRGHRMTYVGSMPGRILQKMREAGTVNPVFMIDEIDKLGLDFRGDPAAALLEVLDPEQNHTFSDHYLELPFDLSKVMFIATANTLHGLPPALVDRMEVIELPGYVEDEKVAIAEHFLVDRQLHEHGLSADALQFERDTLRRIVQAYTREAGVRELERAIATIARKQALARAEGREGQQRIRPADIPEYLGPPKYRYGKAESDDAHAVATAVFTTPAGGDLLPIEVSIAEGAGKVTLTGSLGDVIQESAHAAITYARAHADELGYGASNFDAVDIHVHVPQGALPKEGPASGVAIAAALVSALAQRKVRGSAAMTGEITLRGRVLPVSGIKEKVLAAQRAGIETFVLPHGNRQDLDELDADTRRGLEFALATTVDEALAHVLVG; encoded by the coding sequence GTGACCATCCTCGACCACGAACCGCTACCGCCCGACCTCGAAATCATCGGCCCCGACGATGACGACGCGACCGGGTCCGAGCGCGTGGAGCTGCCGGTGCTGCCCCTGCGCGCCGAATCGCTCTACCCCATCCCCGAGACCATGACCCCCTTCCTCGTGGGACGCGAGGGCTCCGTGTCGGCCATCGAAGACGCGTTGGCCCGCGACCGGCGGATCCTGGCCGTGGCCCAGCGCGAGCCCAACAAGGAGGAGGTCGGCTTCGAGGACCTGCACGAGATGGGAACCGAGGCGCGGATCATCCGCATGCTGCGGCTGCCGGACGGGACAACCAGCGTGCTGGTGCACGGCGCGCGGCGCGTTCGCGTGGTCTCGGTTCTCAGTGAGTACCCCATCGTGCGGGTCGTGGGTCAGGTCGTGGAGGACCTGGACGAAGACCCCGCGGCCTCACGCGCGGCGATGCCGAAGGTGCTGGAGCTCTTCCAGCACGTCGCCCGGCTCAGCGACACCATTTCGGAAGAGGCGCAGATCCGCGCCATGAACGCCGAGACGCCCGGGTTGCTGGCGGACGTGGTGGCGGCGTCGCTCAGCCTCTCCCTGGACGATCACCAGACGCTGCTGGAAATGCGCGATGTGGCGGAGCGGCTGGAGCGCGTGCGCACGTTGCTGGACGAGGAAATCCGCGTCCTCAAGCTCGAGCAGGAAATCCGCGAGAGCACCCGCAACGATGTCGACATCAAGCAGCGCGAGTTCTACCTGCGCGAGCAGATGCGGGCGATCATCAAGGAAATCGGGGAAACCAACGCCCAGAACGCCGAGATCGCCGCCATCCGCGAGCGGCTGGAGTCCGGCGCATACCCCGAGGCGGTCGTGACGCGTGGACTCAAAGAGATCGACCGCCTCAACGCCCTTCCGCATGGATCGCCCGAAACCAGCGTGTTGCGCACCTACCTGGAGTGGCTCACGGAACTGCCGTGGCGGCGCCGCTCGAGGGACAAGACGGACGTGGCGCGGGCGGAAGACATCCTCAACCAGCACCACTATGGGCTCAAGGACGTCAAGGAGCGCCTGCTGGAATACATCGCGGTGCGCCACCTCGCCCGGCGCTCGCGCAGCCCGATTCTCTGCTTCGTGGGACCGCCGGGAGTTGGCAAGACGAGCCTGGGTCGTTCCATTGCCGAAGCCCTGGGCCGAGCCTTCGTCCGGGTGTCATTGGGCGGCGTGCGCGACGAGGCCGAGATTCGCGGCCATCGCATGACCTACGTCGGCTCCATGCCCGGCCGCATCCTGCAGAAGATGCGGGAAGCCGGGACCGTCAACCCCGTCTTCATGATCGACGAGATCGACAAGCTCGGGCTGGATTTTCGCGGCGACCCCGCCGCCGCCCTGCTCGAAGTGCTGGACCCGGAGCAGAATCACACCTTCAGCGATCACTACCTGGAGTTGCCCTTCGACCTGAGCAAGGTGATGTTCATCGCCACCGCGAACACGCTGCACGGCCTGCCGCCCGCGCTGGTCGACCGCATGGAGGTGATCGAGCTCCCGGGCTACGTCGAAGACGAAAAGGTCGCCATCGCGGAGCATTTCCTGGTCGACCGGCAGTTGCACGAACACGGGCTGAGCGCCGATGCGCTCCAATTCGAACGGGACACGCTGCGTCGCATCGTGCAGGCCTACACCCGCGAGGCGGGCGTGCGCGAGCTGGAGCGCGCCATCGCCACCATCGCCCGCAAGCAAGCGCTGGCCCGCGCCGAGGGCCGCGAGGGGCAGCAACGGATTCGACCGGCGGACATACCGGAATACCTCGGCCCGCCGAAATATCGCTATGGCAAGGCCGAAAGCGACGACGCGCACGCCGTAGCCACCGCGGTGTTCACCACGCCGGCCGGCGGCGACCTATTGCCGATCGAGGTATCCATTGCCGAGGGCGCGGGCAAGGTCACGCTGACAGGCTCCCTGGGCGACGTGATCCAGGAGTCCGCCCACGCCGCCATCACCTACGCCCGGGCGCATGCCGACGAGCTTGGCTACGGCGCGTCCAACTTCGACGCCGTGGACATCCACGTGCACGTGCCCCAGGGCGCCCTGCCGAAGGAAGGCCCGGCGTCGGGCGTGGCCATCGCCGCCGCGCTGGTCTCGGCCCTCGCGCAGCGCAAGGTGCGCGGCAGCGCGGCCATGACCGGAGAGATCACGCTGCGAGGGCGCGTGCTGCCGGTGAGCGGAATCAAGGAGAAGGTCCTTGCCGCCCAACGCGCGGGCATTGAGACCTTCGTGCTGCCGCATGGCAATCGGCAAGACCTGGACGAGCTGGACGCGGACACCCGGCGAGGCCTCGAATTCGCCCTCGCGACCACGGTGGACGAGGCGCTCGCGCACGTTCTGGTGGGCTAG